In the Carassius gibelio isolate Cgi1373 ecotype wild population from Czech Republic chromosome A2, carGib1.2-hapl.c, whole genome shotgun sequence genome, one interval contains:
- the mfsd8l2 gene encoding major facilitator superfamily domain-containing protein 8, with protein MMDYRQKRKLSFLTIGLIFLLSGVEYAVILPTIWRYLQLLEAPPYFLGLGLSAFSFSALVSGPVFGHWSDKTRATKTIILFSNVFEIVGNFMYFMGYSKWLLLSSRLVAGIGAGAGSSIFGFLTRTTLPDERAGVFAAVMACRQAGLLIGPAFNIFLRLCDFKLGPFVVNKYTSPGLFMCGMWVLMQFAVMVLYWDIPPLDSFPEQHMPLREVRGEEDEPLMSLEDERMAAAEDSYDSVSPEQTETQLSSELPPSPPDSPSLDTSDPFENFSASQEFLREEVVVLLTAQFITLFNQTALETMVTPLTQKYFGLGELGNSVMYSLCGVEVIAGFFLVRWLSRVLEDRVVLAVGLLICSVACVWCLIFLANPQGGFAFELIEFIIGVFLQLLGLPFVAVSQVSLFSKVTAEKTQGFSQGVRRSVGGLATILGPLWAGGLIGNLYVMLGMMMLLLTLIMIMMVLSYEKLVEPPRVEHAEDSENGG; from the exons ATGATGGATTACAGACAAAAAAGAAAGCTGTCTTTTCTTACTATTGGATTAATATTTCTTTTGAGTGGTGTGGAATACG CTGTCATTCTGCCCACTATATGGAGATATCTGCAGCTATTAGAGGCACCACCTTATTTTCTTGGCTTGGGTCTATCTGCGTTCAGCTTCAGTGCGCTGGTTTCTGGTCCAGTGTTTGGTCACTGGTCAGACAAGACCAGAGCTACAAAGACCATCATCCTTTTCTCCAATGTGTTTGAAATTGTGG GAAACTTCATGTATTTTATGGGATATTCAAAATGGCTTCTTCTGTCCAGCCGACTTGTTGCAG GTATTGGAGCAGGAGCGGGTTCCTCGATTTTTGGATTCCTCACACGCACTACTCTCCCTGATGAGCGAGCTGGAGTCTTTGCTGCTGTCATGGCGTGCCGTCAGGCCGGACTTCTGATCG GTCCTGCTTTCAATATCTTCCTAAGGTTGTGTGATTTCAAACTGGGTCCATTTGTTGTAAATAAGTACACCTCGCCTGGG CTCTTCATGTGCGGGATGTGGGTGCTTATGCAGTTTGCAGTAATGGTTCTGTACTGGGACATCCCACCACTGGACTCCTTCCCTGAGCAGCACATGCCTCTCAGAGAGGTCAGAGGTGAAGAAGATGAGCCGCTCATGAGTCTAGAGGATGAGCGCATGGCTGCAGCAGAGGACTCGTATGACTCCGTCAGTCCAGAACAGACAGAGACCCAGCTCTCATCTGAACTCCCACCTTCTCCTCCAGATTCACCCTCTCTAGACACCTCTGACCCCTTTGAAAACTTCAGTGCCAGTCAAG AGTTTCTGAGGGAGGAGGTGGTGGTTCTCCTCACCGCTCAGTTCATCACTCTCTTCAATCAGACAGCACTCGAG ACCATGGTGACCCCTCTGACGCAGAAGTACTTTGGCTTGGGTGAGCTGGGGAACAGTGTGATGTACAGTCTGTGTGGGGTGGAGGTAATTGCAGGCTTCTTCCTGGTGCGCTGGCTGAGCCGTGTGCTGGAGGACCGGGTGGTGCTGGCGGTGGGGCTGCTCATCTGCAGCGTGGCTTGTGTCTGGTGCCTCATCTTTCTGGCCAATccacaag GTGGCTTTGCATTCGAGTTGATTGAGTTCATCATCGGAGTGTTCCTGCAGTTACTAGGACTTCCTTTCGTTGCAGTGTCTCAGGTGTCTCTCTTTTCTAAGGTTACAGCTGAGAAAACACAAG gctTTAGTCAGGGTGTACGGCGTTCAGTCGGGGGTCTTGCCACCATTCTCGGGCCCCTGTGGGCAGGGGGTCTAATAGGAAATCTATATGTGATGCTGGGTATGATGATGCTCCTACTGACCCTCATCATG ATCATGATGGTGTTGTCCTATGAGAAGCTGGTGGAGCCGCCCAGGGTGGAGCATGCAGAGGACTCAGAGAACGGAGGATAG
- the kcnmb2 gene encoding calcium-activated potassium channel subunit beta-2: MFFVKGVKTARVTQQRVIYKTLRGNELKDKKRTETALKAGEDRAILLGLGMVFSSVMMYFVICITMVRAYAESVLTDETTCTVLNSTLTKDINCSYNCGSDCWRSSKFPCLQVYVSLNATGRIGLLSHSEEMLDISSECFYVPKCQKDHTALHVMIQNISEHLRMHQQVTCYHDSNEHQGSILLNRLYGSSALFHSLFWPSCMLSGGTLIILMVKLTQYLSILCEQIGRTPK; this comes from the exons ATGTTCTTTGTGAAGGGGGTCAAAACAGCACGAGTCACACAACAAAG GGTAATTTATAAGACATTACGGGGAAATGAGCTAAAGGACAAAAAAAGGACAGAAACGGCGCTAAAGGCCGGGGAGGACAGAGCCATTCTGTTGGGTTTGGGAATGGTGTTCAGCTCAGTCATGATGTACTTTGTGATCTGTATCACCATGGTGCGTGCTTATGCAGAAAG TGTATTGACCGACGAGACCACCTGCACTGTGCTAAACTCCACACTAACAAAGGATATCAATTGTTCATACAACTGTGGCTCTGACTGCTGGCGGAGCTCTAAGTTCCCCTGTCTGCAGGTCTATGTCAGCCTGAACGCCACCGGCCGCATTGGGCTTCTTTCTCACAGTGAGGAGATGCTGGACATCAGCTCTGAG TGTTTTTATGTGCCAAAATGCCAGAAGGACCACACCGCCCTGCATGTTATGATCCAGAATATTTCAGAGCATCTGAGGATGCACCAGCAGGTGACATGTTACCATGACTCTAACGAGCATCAGGGCAGTATCCTTCTGAACCGTCTGTATGGCAGCAGCGCGCTCTTCCACTCTCTCTTCTGGCCCTCCTGCATGTTATCTGGAGGAACCCTCATCATACTCATGGTCAAGCTCACTCAATACCTTTCCATACTGTGTGAACAAATTGGCAGAACTCCAAAGTGA
- the kcnmb3 gene encoding LOW QUALITY PROTEIN: calcium-activated potassium channel subunit beta-3 (The sequence of the model RefSeq protein was modified relative to this genomic sequence to represent the inferred CDS: substituted 2 bases at 2 genomic stop codons) translates to MLLNQSPRGSFSVPVNITLQGVRRRHMRDVFYQQAQLQENGGKWRKERDMKWNEKARAQIPESSLGEERAILLGYAMMTFSVLMYLLVGIVMVKPSLYSDWKPNNCSWVQTDLVDEVMDCRGIDSFKCLRILVNSTPEKTLRLYNDEDTVKYRPKTNLCKSNFLAXSFPQCFYTPKCQRNKTEQEAEASNIKHVFIMQGENMMCYLSDKYPNNAIFRRKYTIQMALYYLLWPSLMMFGGILLVGLVKLNQHLAFLCAEISREEFLGKQSKLTKGRIXRLLRRKPGGPTEQHNPVK, encoded by the exons ATGCTGTTGAATCAGTCCCCTCGGGGGTCTTTCAGTGTTCCTGTTAACATCACCCTGCAGGGTGTGCGACGACGACACATGCG GGATGTCTTCTACCAGCAAGCCCAACTGCAGGAAAATGGAGGCAAGTGGAGGAAAGAGAGAGATATGAAGTGGAATGAGAAAGCCAGAGCTCAAATCCCAGAGTCCAGTTTGGGAGAagaaagagccattcttttgggCTATGCAATGATGACCTTCTCCGTCCTGATGTACTTACTGGTGGGAATCGTGATGGTGAAACCAAGTTTATATAG TGACTGGAAACCTAACAACTGCTCATGGGTACAGACTGATTTGGTGGATGAAGTGATGGATTGCCGTGGCATTGATAGCTTTAAATGCCTGCGTATTTTGGTGAACAGCACCCCTGAAAAAACACTTCGACTTTACAATGACGAAGACACTGTGAAATATAGGCCAAAG ACAAATCTTTGTAAATCTAATTTTTTGGCATAATCTTTCCCTCAGTGTTTCTACACACCGAAATGCCAACGAAATAAGACAGAACAAGAGGCTGAGGCCAGTAACATCAAACATGTGTTCATTATGCAAGGGGAGAATATGATGTGCTATCTCAGTGATAAATACCCGAATAATGCCATCTTTAGGAGGAAATACACCATTCAAATGGCCTTGTACTACCTGCTGTGGCCCAGCCTCATGATGTTTGGTGGAATCCTCCTGGTGGGGCTGGTGAAGCTCAACCAGCATCTTGCTTTCCTATGTGCTGAGATCAGTAGAGAGGAGTTTCTGGGCAAGCAGAGCAAACTGACAAAGGGAAGGATCTAGCGGCTCCTAAGAAGGAAGCCTGGAGGCCCCACAGAGCAGCACAACCcagttaaatag